The Tenrec ecaudatus isolate mTenEca1 chromosome 8, mTenEca1.hap1, whole genome shotgun sequence DNA window CTGCCGGCTCCCCGTCTGCAAAGGGGCCCTCTTCAGTCCCGCGGACAAAGACAAACGAGCTGGTGCAGGAGTGAGGATGGCGGGGAGGAGAAAACATTAGCCAACAGGCATAGCACACGAGAAGGGAGCTGGGCGTTCAGGATGCCATTCTTTTAACGTAGTGTTTGAAATCGGACCGACAGGCAGGCTGACAACGGCTTTTAATGCAATTCATGCTTTTCCCTCAGACTTGACGAAAAATATATCCGATGATTTCCACCCCCCAAATCAGAAATAGAAAAATCAGTCCCCTTCCCACAGGGGTACTTGCTTCCTATTGTACTGTAAAAGGTTCCCGGGGCTGGTGGGCATCTTCGATTGCAGGGGTACAGTACATGATGCCCACGGTGGGAGAGCGCTCAGAAAGTGCTTGGGTCACGATCTCACCGTAGGTCTGTGATGGTCACCGCTCTGTCCACAACAGTCACGTGGCTGCAGTTCTGTGCCGGGAGAAGGAGGAAGTCATGAGTCTGCAAAGTTACTGCTAACACCCCTTATTTCAAATGCTCATTCTAGGCCTTTAGTGCCTGGTCTGAAAGCCAGATTCCCGAGAAGCCACAGAGTGCTGGAGAGGGGCCTGGAAAGACGTACCCCACTGGTTCCTACTTGTCTGTCCACCTGCCCCATCTTCATTTTTGAATGTGTATGCAAGGATGTTTTCAAAGGGTCACGGAAAAATTCCTTggacttttaattccatttttatatGGACCTTCTGAAGCCCCCTTTAGAGTCACTTGTGAAATGTACATTTGTTTAAGAGACTTGTGGATCCATGGTGGTGTTTTGGTCACTCTCTCAATAAAACACACCTACTCTCCCATGGGGGCTGGTAGGCTGGTTTTTGGCAGGCCCAGGGGTCTTCGTCTGTGAAAGCCTGGGAAATGCCATGCCAGGCTTTTCTGAGCATGCAGATTCTATGCCAACATTCTGGTCCTTGGAACATTATTCCATCCCAAAGCAGACGAGCCTGCTTGTTtagaaaccaacaacaacaagaaaaccagCTCTGTGTTCTTCCACTGATCTGAAAATGGTCATTCTGCAAGGTGGGGCCACGTAAGATGCAGTCAGTGACTTGTTTACACAGGGGTCAGTGGTCAGGACCCCGCCCACACTAGCTTCTTCTCAGAAACACCCGTCCCTTTCATGCGACAAGATTCCGAGCCCCCTTTCCATACTTCCATTCGCTTTTCTGGATTGAGAATGGCTCACAGGGAGCAGGCCCCACCAGCAGGGAACACAGGCAAGCTGAGAGGCCACCAGAGCACCCCACTGAAACAGAACCACGCCGTCATAGCACGCTTCGCTCCCACGACTGACATAAAAGGTCAGAATCCCTTTCATCTGAGCGGAACTCTAGAATCAGCTCTGCTTCACCACTTCTTCTAATTGAGGGAAAACCCATTCAATGCCAAACTAACCATTTTAAAGTTCTCAATTCAGTGTATTCACAATGGCCTGCAACTGACACCCTGATGTAATTCCAGAAACGTCATCACCCCAAAGGGAAACCCTGTGCCATCAGGCAATCGCTCCCCACACCCAACCCAACCCCTGGCAGCCACTAGtctgttttctgtttttatgGATTTACCTAATCTGGCTGTTTCACATAAAATGGAGACAGAACATGCaagcttttgtgtctggcttctctCATATCACACACTGTCAAGGTTCACCCACCGTGAAGCACGGGTCAGCACTTCCTTCCGTTTCTAGGCTGGGCTCTCCCTAGCTGCAGTCCATTTCCCCTCTGCACCCAGAGTTCATATTCAAGTGCAGGCTTAGCAATGGAAGCTGGTGGAGAAGCTAACATGCTAGGAGCTTTTGGCACACTGTTCCCTCCTCATCCCACAGATGGGAAGACAGGGCTGGGGGCGGGAATGACATAGTCTGGCCAAAGCCCACACTAAGTGGCAGAGCTAAGACTCAAATCCACTCCTGTCCATAGTGCTTTCCCCATGAGTCCTTCCCTAGGGGATCTGGACAGATACGTGACCCGGGCTGACTTTCTACGTAGCTAAGAGGATGGAGCACCTTGTCAGGTCCCAGGCTCCTCCAAGTTCCTCCAACAGATACTTACACAGAACAGAGGCGGATCTTTGCTGTGGGGATGAAATCCTTTCTGGCGACAGGTAGAAATCTCCTCTAGGCCATGGTCAGTTAGTTTAAAAAACCCAGTTCTGAAATGATAAAATGTGGCCAGAATCAAGCAAAGGCACTCCTCTGTCCTAAACATGTAGATGGGCGGGCCAGGGGACAGGCTCACTTTGCGGCAGCTTCAAAGTCCTAAGACCCTTTCCCACATTGGCTTCTGGTTTTGAATTCAACAGGGCTAACATGGAGGCGGCCTGGGCATTATGTGGTAACAAGCAAGGCTAGCTCATGGTTTCAGATGGGCAGCCATATCCTATCATTGAAACCTAGGATCACATCATCAATGAAATGTTTACAGGGTGTCTGATCAGCACAGGATGTTGGCTCATAGGCCTTTCTCTCTGTGAATCCATCAGAGGTAGAGAGTGACTCACCACTGCCCCCTCTCTAATTCCCAGTGACCGGCAGGATGGGAATGACGAAGAAGCAATACTCTGAGATCATGTTTGATTTCAAAATTCTCTCTTGAAATTCCCGATACTTCAAGCATTTCAAATTTCTGAGAAATTTTTCTTAGGAAGCACACTGTCAATTGTTGCTTGGGTATCTTGTTAGACATGCACAGTAGTTTGATCAGGACATGGCTTCTTAGAAGAGCAAATCAATACcatcctctagagcagcggtcctcaacctgtgggttgcgacatctttgggggtcgaaagaccccttcacaggggtcacccgattcctcacagtagcaaaatgacagtgatgaagtagcaacgaaaataactttatgtttgggggtcaccgccacatgaggaattgtatgaaagggccacggcacGGGGAGGgtagagaaccgctgctccagagCTCCTCTGGAGAACAATGAGGGGAGACCTGTTCCCCAGGAGTAGAGATCTTTCCTCTGCCTCCTTCCATGCCTCCTGGCGTCAGTGTCACCCAGCCCTGTACTCACTCCTGGAACTTGGGGGAGCAGACGATGGCGATGGACTCTGGGAGCATCATCTGGTAGGAGCAGTGCGTGTGCAGGTCAACACTGGAGAGAAAGGCCGTCTGGGTGGGGTGAGTCTGGGGAGAGAGGAAGTCAGAGACGCAGCAGTGAGGAATCCACAGGCAGACCCCGTCCATGAAGGAGGGTTAGTGCCAGACACTGAAACAGTCAGCCACGCTCTCCTTGTCAAGTACAAGGCCCTTGGCAGTCAGGGGCTCTGGCAGCAGCTCGTCAACAGTCATGAGCTTCCTTACCAGGATGCTGAACAAGCATGGTTTAACACAAGTATAAGGAGAGGCTCGGAATCTTCAAAGGCCAGCAAGAACATCTCCTCCAGTCCCCAACCAGATGTCTCGGCTCCAACATTATTAAAATCAAATCACTGAACATGAGTTTGCTCAACTTCTCCAAACATCATCTCGTCTCAAAAATTTCTCTCtagttctctctcttcctccaatCTCGTCTTAAGAGGGATGCGTCTTTCCCACTGTGAAGATGCTGTATTTCTGAGTTAATGTTTTCCTGTCTCCACATAGCCCTGTCTCGCCTTCCTTCTTACATCTCCACCAGCTGTCTTGGCATAAAAACAAGCTCAGACGACAACACGCAACATGGATGAGTACAGAAAACGCTGCTGAACCAGAAGCAAGACAGAAAAGAATATGCATTCTACACCTCCATTCTATAGAGTTCAAAACCAGGCAAAACTAAGCAGTGGTGTGTAGGGATCTTCACTTGGCGAGCGGGGAAGCTTGGCAAAGTCAGAAAGGAACTACCAGAGAAGTCAGAAGGgggtggcttttccttgggggGGGGAGTGACTAGGCGAGCATGGAGGTGGGGTCATGTTTCTGATCAGGTTTTCTTTCCTGACCTAGGCAATGGGTATGCATACAGCAAAAGCAAACTGACTGCCGTCAGGTCAATGCCAATTCACGGTAACACTATAGGAAAGAGCAgaagggcccctgtgagtttccaagactgtcactcttcactagGACTGAAAGCCCATCGTTttccctgaggagtagctggtggttttgaacagctagaTTTTGTTTAATGACTTATTAAGATAGAGCTTTGGTTTATGCCCTTTTAAATATAAgtttatatttcaaaataaaacggttttgaaaaaataaacgagaaaaaaaacaggaaagaaagaaaaaagaaatgagaaCAGTTGACTAATCTATCAAACAACCCttctcaagaaaaacaaaacaacgaacCACCATTCTCTTGACCTTGCTATTCCTATGTCCTCCTCTCCCCCTCGCCCCTTTGGTCTCTAGCTAAGCTCctccaagggagccctagtgCCGTAGGGATACAAATggacctgctaactgcaaggtcagcagtttgaaagcactagctgctccatgggagaaagacaggctgctTTCTACTTTGGTACAGAGTtcctcttggaaactcatgggatgGTTCTCCTGTCCTGCGGGGCTGCTATGGGCCGGCACTGACTTGAGGAcagcgagtgagtgagtaagGGGGAAGCTCCCCCCAAAACACAGTGTACTTCACTCATGCCCTAAGTGCAGTCCACATCGCTCAGGGACTCTTAAGatccctgcctcctcccaccaCACCCAACCAGTTATCAGTGTCCTCACCAAAGCCAAGAGGGCATCTACATCTTCACGTCCTGGTGCTCTCAGCAGCAGGTGCCGGGCAACATCCTGAATGACTTTCCAAAGCCTTCTGTGCCTCACCCCTCCTGTCCTCTCACACCTCACTGCTGTTCCTCGTGAAGCCTAAACAAATGCCAAGCTGCCTGTGGGTCTCTCCTTGCTTGACACTCTTACTTCCTCTCAGGCTTCCAAGGTCAGCTCTGCAGGTAACCCCCAGGTAGCTCTCCTGACTTGACCTTGCCCCAGGGTCTAATCTCACTTTTCCAACAGGCTGATAACTGCTCCTAGCAATGAGATGCCTCAGCAGTTCCTTCAAGTGGCCAAGCTCAGAGTGGGCCTCTGCCTGGAGCCCACACGCCCAGGCCTGACATCTCTGACTCAGCCCTGACTCCTCCCTGACTCATCCCACCTTCTGGCAATTCGCTCCAACACTCATCTCCTTCCCCCAGGCACTGCCACCGCCCTGCCCTGGAGCTCTAAGGATTACTGGAGGTGGTCACCACCAGTCATGGCCCTGCCCCGCTCTACCTCATGCTTAATTGTAAACGTTGCAAACCTCCCTAATCGTCTAGGTAAAGAAGTCCTCTAACGCGGTCTCCCTTATATTAAAGGTTAAATGTTGAAATCAGGCCCCTTCCCCAATCTAGTTTATGTTACGTTTTCTAAAGCAGGGCTCTGAGCAGACGAGTGCCCTGCTCAGAGACCTGTCAGGGTTATCTGCTTCCACAACTCTCTCGGCACATTTCGTCTCCCCATTCAAGACCTCCACAGCACAGCTCCCCCGGGTCTCGTAAAACGTACCTATCCCTGCTTCCTCCGATACTCCAGAACCCCAGCAATCCGGTCCACTCACTCACAGAGCAAGAAACAAAACCTAGTGCCTGTGTTGGACCCAACACATAGGATTCTCTCTTGGCCGAGCGCCATTTGTCAAATCCTCACCTACCTCTAAGAGCTATCTAAGTAATCACTTCTAGACTTCCCTAAAACACAGCAagaccctccctcctcccatttTGAATTCCAAGTACTTGACTGCCACCTCTGGAGGCACGTGCGCCTTCTTCCACACGGAAGAATTCGTCTCTTCATCTCCAAGCCGGTACGACACTAAAAAGCACACCTGACTCGCGTTTGTATTCCCTGCCAGGTCACAGCACGTGTCTGTCTCCCTCGAACAACAATGGAGGACACGCACTAGAGCAGGCACACGCAACCGCCACACAGGTCCGGGTCTTCCAGATCACGGGAAACACCCACAAGGACTCCTCATCTTCCCACATCCATGAGCAAGGCCAGCTTGTTTGCCTGTAATGCTGTCATATCACACGAGTACCGGCTTGGGAAGAACACTGAGTACAAgggagaaggaaatgttctagaattgaatatggtagcggcttacaactcttcttgatagacTTGAATTACTGAGTTGCACAGCatatggatgaagtgctaataaaactgttaagtataacaataataaaataaagaaaaaggaaaaaacccaAACGGCTTGGTTTGTGAGAGTTAAGAGGTTGCAGGAacagagagaaaaatgaagacaGAGTCCTAGAGGAGGAATTATAAATCACCTGAACAACAGCCCAAGACGCATGGCCACGCGCACCAGGGCTCTCCTGGTCTTCACAGAGGCATGTGCAACTTTAGGGACGGCTCAAATAGCTTCCTGGGATAATTTAAAGTCTTTTGATTTTTCTGCCTTTTAGGAACAACCCGTGTACAAAGTAGACACAGCCATCTAGTCCAAGTCCACAGACATTCCAAgccaaggtcctgccaccactGACACGCACAGGGAGACCGGCATTTGGGGAGAACTAGCTGATTTACTGATTTTAAAGCCCGACGTAGCTCCCAGAAGTAAACACTGACTAAGGActgaatctaaaggagggaaaaaCAATCTGAATGCAATTCACTCTGCTCAAAGAGAAAACTGTGTGTTTACAAACACCTGAGTAAAGAGGGGCctgagcctgaaagctagggttGCTTACGTGGATCCAGCCCAGTGTGATGAGCCCCTGCTGGTCCTGGATTAGGAAGAGCTCTTCTTCGTTCTCGGTGTTGCAATAATCAGACCCAGCACTTTGCTTGGGGATGAGAACATGGGTGATGGTAAATTCGTTCCTCATCTGCCGAAAGAGAAAACAGCTCATCACAGTTCCACGGCACTTAGGCAACCTACGGCGTCCCTACCATGGAAGCTGCGGTTCAACAGCAGAGAAGGCCCTTCCCTCCAGCTTGAGGCCCCTGCCCACAAACACTTTAGCCCTACCCGGACCTCCATCTGGGGCCCAGCCTGGCTCACGCACCACTGCCCCGGGGGAGTTGAATGTGGCAGCCCCGGGGGCCTACGCCGGGTCTGGGCAGCTGCAGCCATGGCACTTCTCTCCCTTCGCTCCAAGGTCAAGTCCTGTCCCTTGGGCACTCTCTCCAGGCCCTTTTCAACCGTCAAGGCTCCCTTTAAGACCATCCCACCTTACCCTTCATTCATTTGTTAATTAGTCACAAACTCTACCTGTGCCACCAGGTCAATTTCAATTCAGAGGCCCTCTGACAGAGGACCCTCCCACaggctttcccaggctgtcagtttTACTGAAGCGAAGTGGACTGCCACAGCTTTCCCTAGCCAGTGCAGTGGCTGCTGGGTGTGAACTACTGACCTCTGGTTGGCAGCGGAGTCTAACTGCTGTACCCCCAGGGATCCTTCATGGACCAAGTGCCTCCTCTCAACTTCCTTCCTCTcaacttcctccttccttccttccttcctctcctctcaactccttccttcctctcaacTTCTAGTGTTTGTATTGTGCGTACAGTTCACCAGGCTGTTTATCTCATCCTCTATCTCCCTCTCTTAATAACCCACCACCATGGCCGAGTAGGTGTCCAGAAAAATGACAACCAGGTACTCCCAGAATCTGCTTCACACTACTATTAGAAGCATTCATTTCATTCATGAGGTTCTGAATAGTCGATTAAATTAAAAACCAACAATCACTGTTGTGTCAATGTTGACTCCCAGTGGTCCCATCGGACAGGGCAGAAGCGCCCCTATgcgcttccaaggctgtcaatcttcacaggagctggaagtccgctctctctctctcttctcccaagaagcagctggcagGTTGTAACAAACACGAATGCCCTGTTGCCCTGTACCAGTATCTGTTATCGAACCCTGGGGCACCATTAACAGTCGGTCCATGGGCCAATCAGTAGGAGGAGCAGAGCAGAGGACCTGACCCTGGCTGTCTGGTCTGAGAGCTGGAAGAGGCTGAGGAGGAAGAAACATTCTCAGTTCAGGGAGGAGTTTGGTTTTACCAGTTTTCCACAGAGAATTCCGCATGTCTCTACTCCCCGGGCAGTGTTGGCACTGGCTAGCTGGAGAAACTGTGGACAGAGCCTGCCAGGCACCACCATGTGACGCAGTCCATCAATTGTAGGAGCTGCaacagagagaggggagagtCTGAGACCTTAGAGCCACTGCCGGCCCCTCCACTTCAGCCAGCGTGGGAGGACCTGGCCCAGTGACACAAGGAAATGGGGCTGTGGACTTTTCTTCAACCTCTGACCACAGCCACTGGGGGTGCATTACTTCAAAGCAAAAAGTAGGCTTTCATCATCCCGGTTAAGGAAGCTGAAACTACTcctaaaaaaaaattcctgtaatACTGTAATATCCAGGAATTCTCTGCCAGAAATCTCATACAGAGGGTTAAATAAACCAAGCCAAAACAAAAAGATCTCCtttcaaatgaattttaaaaaatcttttaccTCAGATTATATTCGtgtgatttttaaagaaacacatcAGGATATATCACTGATAACGGGGGTAAATTCACAGGTCGTCAGAAAGTTCACGGAAAAGGCGTATTCAGAGAAAACAGTGCAAGCATCTTAAAACCCTTTTGCACCAAAATAAACTCAACCAACCTTGTTACAAGGACAAGACATACATTAGAACTCTGCAAAGAGCCAATATCAGAGCAACGTGAATTCTAACATGGCTAACTTGTTCCCGAAAGGAGCGAGAGATGGTGAGGACGAAGCTCACCGCAGCAGACCAGCCACATCAATTTGCAAGGAAAAAACCTTGCTCAGCCCCTAACTGAAGAGAATCAACAACTAAGCGCAGACACAATAGCCTACACAGCAGACATCTCAACTGGTTCAGCTTGTACAATTCTGACTGAAAAGTTAAAGTCGAACAGATTGCTGTTCAGTGGGTGTGCAGATCCGCTGCAGACACGAGCAGAGCTTTCGAGGAAATGTTAAACAAGTGGGACCGAGATCTTAAGAGTGCTCTGTGGAAGAACTATCACAGGAGACGAAACATGGCTTTACCAGTAGAATCCTGGACACAGAGCACCAAGCAATGGCTACCAGGCAGTGGAGTGTTTCAGTCACAGCAAAAGCAGGCAGGTAAGAGGCCTGGCAAGTGTTTGGCTCTCTGGGGGTCAAGGAGCAGTTACGTCTGCTTTGTGAGAGTGTGTTGAGGAAGTGAGCCAGAGCTTTAGCAGAAAAACGCCTGGGACAGCGTCAGCACGGAGTCTTCCTCACGTCCTCCAACTCCTTCCTCGCATCAAACAAGAGCGCCTCTCACCAGGCACCCATGGGCAATCCTGATTTGGCTCCTTCTCACTTGTTTCTTCCGTTAATAGTGGTTACATTCCCAAGACCCTCCGTTCTACCAGGATGAGTAAACGACTAGTATCACGGCGTACAAGAATCTCGACCTTGAGGGATCTTATTTTGAAATCTACAGGGTATATTTTTAATtcttattttaattccattttcccataaacttttggcAGACCTGTCATACTTACTTTAGAACTTAGCCATTTAGAAGAAAGTGAAAATGCCAAGAAGACAagacaaccacaacaaaaacacAGCCTGGtttaaaaaggggggagggggtaggcatgatcttcaacaaaacagCTCATACAACCTGCCTTAGAACTCCAAGAACGGGCTCTATTCACTAACGAGCACCAAGAATCTCTGAGACCAGACAGCTACGCTGGGGGAGAGGGGACCTACTGCCCAGTCCCATTTTCACATTAAAACACACGGTGATGAGGAGCGCTCTGGGCAGCCTGCACGGTCTGAAGATGCTGGATCGAGGGTCAGCACAGACCGTCCTTCCCAGTTCAGTAATCACTTCAGAGCGCACCAAGCAGACACAGCTCTCAGCCTGTGATGGACTCGAAACCTGACCCACAGAGAAGCTCGCTACAGACAAAGGACGACACCGGGTGAAGGAACTGAATGGCACTGGAGATAAAGAGAGCTCAGGAGTTAAGAAGAGAACCAATCTGAGTGAAGGGAGGAGGATCGAGAGACCTCCTCCTCCGTGCCCCTCCTTCATCTcccactccccccaaaaaaggtagGCCAAGCAGagacaaggagtcctggtagtgcagtggttacacactgggctgtgatctgcaggtcggcagtttaaaaccagcagcagctccctgagagaaagactgggctttctactctctcggaagcccacagggggtcactctgaCTCAGCACTGCCAATGACGGTGAGGTCGGATTTAGTGACAGAGAGCCTCGGAGAGGGCAGACATTAACAAACTGCCAGAGGGTGCTCTGGGAACACCGGAGTCCAATTTGGCCTGGCAGAGCGTGCATGAAAACTCAGCAGGAGGCAAAAAAAACTACCAAGTAAATCAGCAAAGCCTAAAGGCCAGGTTCCCGAACTCAGCCCTCCTTTGCCATTCCCACATTAGGCTTTTCCCTGGCAAAAGGGACTTCCTCCAACCATTACTTGAGAGTAGGCTCTTATCCTTCTACCCTCCCCAAAACCCTAGTCTAATGATCAAGGTGTATTTATCATTTGCCTACTGTTATTTTCTCAACTAACCAATTATTGGTGAGAAGCAGGAAGGCTGTCCATGGGTTGATGGCTAGGTTGGACTATCACTGGCCAGAGACAGCTTaggtccccaaattcatttggcTTACTAGCCCCctttctgaaaacaaaacaaaacaaaacaaaaaccaaccaactaAAAACACTTTGCGTGCTCCTGATAATTAAAAACCTATCGACTGTCGACCATCATCCAGGATCAAGTGTAGGAATCTGCTTCCAGATCATTCCAGAGCTTCTCAGGAGGGGTGGTCTTGCCCACTCTGGGAAACCTAACACTGATGTATAGTGTTTACCTTGAGTCTGTTCCTTAGTGGTGACTAATGCTTtacaacacaaagaaagaaagcccCGTCGATTCCAATTTACTGCGTGATACTTTCTAGGGTTTACGAGACTCTAAACCTTCATGAAACCAGAGCCTCATCTCTCACTTACGGAGTGGCTAGCCGGTGAGTCAGGGCAGGCACACTTCACATTCAGTACCCTTATTTTGGAAAAGTCAGTAGCTGAATTGCAAAGTGGCACTGTAAAATTTCAAATGACCCTCAAGCAGTAGCCCTTGATCATTAGAATAGACTTTTGGGGCGGTGGGGTGGGAGGCCAGGAAGCTGTTTGCAAGACTTCAGTTGGCAGCATTTCAAACCTCTGTGTTGCTCTTGCAAGTGGAGGGCCTACCTCTCAGGGACATTAACTCCGTATAAAGGCTATGATTGGAGCAAAAGCACCTTTTCCTAGTGACTCCGTATTGTATATAACAGAGCCATGTGCTAGGGCATGCGGAAACAATACTTAGCAAACAGGTTTCTGTGCTCAGAGCTAATGCACGATCTTAGGCGTAATCCCCCAAGACGACTCTCCGGTGGCTACGGAGCTGGAAGAAGACCCAACAAGCAGACTCACTACTTTCTGAGTTGCTCAGTGTCCCGGGTTTCAAGGACCTGTCCACCACAGGCTTAGCTGGCTTGACACTTGTATTGCAGTCGGGAGACTGCGTGGATGAGGCAGGCGTGGTGGGGAACACATCTATGGAGGGTTTGTCCACGCCAGGAACCAGTGGGCCACTGAGGCCAGAGTCCACCTTTCCAAACTCCTGCACGATTTTCATCCGTTCTTTCTCTAGCTCCTGGTTCCGGATCATCTCCTCAAAGGCATGGAACTGCTCCTGCTCcaactgctgctgcttctgctgtgcGACCCTCTGCCTTTCCTTCTCCAGCTGCTGCTGGATGGCCAAGCTCTGGGCGAGCTCCTCTGCTTCCTTCTTCTGCAAGAAAGCAAGAACGGGTTTAGGCCAACACTGACAAGACACCTCAGGGGAAGGCAGCTTTTCAGTGTGGAGATTGCCAAAGTGTagttctgctctgctctcccAAAGCAGGCCTCACGCTTCCCTCAGTGCCTCCACACTCTCGCAGAACacactccccactcctccctgtcAAGACACAGCCTATCTGCTCTTCAAGGACAGCCCCAGTCCCCTTCTCCAATGACTGCAACCAGAACTCTCAGTGCAACCCATTCCCTGTATCATGTGCACTTTCATTGGTTAACTGTGACATGTAGCTAGTCCATATCCCAAATAAGGCTGTAAGCCGGAACGAAACCCAAGCCTGTAGCTACTACACGGAGGGTCTGTGTTGATTTTAACCCCAAATGAAGCCTCTCATTTTTTCGCTTGGTCCTGATTTCACTAGAGTGAGGTTTTACAGAGAGCAAGAACTATCGCATCACCACTTTCTGTGTTAGATTTTCATTCACTGGATGCCTTAGAGAGATCTATGCTTCCTCATTGATCACTTGCTGCTAAGAGCCAATGTCGGAGTACAGACAGGGCTCAGCGGGCAGCTACAAAACCACCTGTAAGGCCCTTCAGAATGTGTTCACACGGGACACATCCCACTGAGCGCGCCTGGAGCTTCTCCACCTGCTCTCGCTCTGCACTCTTCACAACAGGAGCCATTCTCAATGGCTCGATGTACCTTCAGGTATAACCAAATGTGAATCAAAACCCTCAAATTCTCTGATATAAAacctatgtttttttctttttttaaaaaatttctgttAATTTACtcttaaataattaaaataacaaatagttacatacacaaaaacaaatgtCTATAATAGAAAAATGTCATCTTATGTTAGTAAAAATggtgtgtttctttttcttctttttaaaaataagtcattttagaaaagagaaaaaaaatgattagggcaaagactgtacagatgtgctttatacaattgatgtatgtatatgtatgaactgtgaaaagaattgtatcagccccaataaattgttaaaataaataaataaataaattgaaaaaattttaaaataaaaataaatcattttattggggctcatacaactcttatcacaatccatacatacatcaattaggtaaagcacccttatacatttgttgccctcgtcattctcaaaattcgccttccacttgggttcctggaatcttcctttccccctcccgaAACCTGTTTTGATAAGAATTTCCAGGGTTCtgactctaggtcagtggttctcaaccttcctcgtgccatgaccctttcatacagttcctcatgtggtggtgaccccccccacccataaaattattttcattgctacttcatcactgtaattttgttactgttatgaatcagcaatccctgagaaagggtcattggacaggttgagaaccacggctctggagggaggagagaaacaaCAGATTTGTCAACCTTCACACCGCCTTCTTGGACACGGACATTCGATCTGTGACAGCCTTCAGTCGAAACCCCTTGGGTGCTATGGATGTAGCTTTTGAGGTTTCTGGCCATCATCAAAAACAGTGGTGGCAGTAAGATCTGCAGCAACATCACAGGGCAGGGGCTAAGGGACCCAGGCCCCCGCTCTCTCTCTGCTGGCACCCACTGACCTTCTCTTCATTGTAGTCTCTGTATTCTTTGGTATATCGTTTTAACAACTCGGCCTTC harbors:
- the STAMBP gene encoding STAM-binding protein isoform X2, giving the protein MPDHGDVSLPPEDRVRALSQLGSTVEVNEDIPPRRYFRSGVEMIRMASIYSEEGNTEHAFILYNKYITLFIEKLPKHRDYKSAIIPEKKDTLKKLKEIAFPKAEELKAELLKRYTKEYRDYNEEKKKEAEELAQSLAIQQQLEKERQRVAQQKQQQLEQEQFHAFEEMIRNQELEKERMKIVQEFGKVDSGLSGPLVPGVDKPSIDVFPTTPASSTQSPDCNTSVKPAKPVVDRSLKPGTLSNSESTPTIDGLRHMVVPGRLCPQFLQLASANTARGVETCGILCGKLMRNEFTITHVLIPKQSAGSDYCNTENEEELFLIQDQQGLITLGWIHTHPTQTAFLSSVDLHTHCSYQMMLPESIAIVCSPKFQETGFFKLTDHGLEEISTCRQKGFHPHSKDPPLFCNCSHVTVVDRAVTITDLR
- the STAMBP gene encoding STAM-binding protein isoform X1 gives rise to the protein MKQTCVSISGQDFSVLMPDHGDVSLPPEDRVRALSQLGSTVEVNEDIPPRRYFRSGVEMIRMASIYSEEGNTEHAFILYNKYITLFIEKLPKHRDYKSAIIPEKKDTLKKLKEIAFPKAEELKAELLKRYTKEYRDYNEEKKKEAEELAQSLAIQQQLEKERQRVAQQKQQQLEQEQFHAFEEMIRNQELEKERMKIVQEFGKVDSGLSGPLVPGVDKPSIDVFPTTPASSTQSPDCNTSVKPAKPVVDRSLKPGTLSNSESTPTIDGLRHMVVPGRLCPQFLQLASANTARGVETCGILCGKLMRNEFTITHVLIPKQSAGSDYCNTENEEELFLIQDQQGLITLGWIHTHPTQTAFLSSVDLHTHCSYQMMLPESIAIVCSPKFQETGFFKLTDHGLEEISTCRQKGFHPHSKDPPLFCNCSHVTVVDRAVTITDLR